A single Populus alba chromosome 7, ASM523922v2, whole genome shotgun sequence DNA region contains:
- the LOC118050514 gene encoding telomere repeat-binding factor 2 isoform X2, whose amino-acid sequence MGAPKQKWTAEEEAALKAGVLKHGTGKWRTILMDPEFSAILRLRSNVDLKDKWRNINVTAIWGSRKKAKIALKRRPLTPKREENAKALSTVVQTNEEVVDAKPLAFASGTPGNGGPKDLLARLDNLILEAITTLKEPTGSDKASIALYIQEKYWAPMNLRKLLGGKLKHLTANGNLITVQHKYRIAPSSTFSEGRKNHVLPEGKRKDALKLEKSKNKILTKAHVDRDLSKIQGMTALEAAAAAAKAVAEAESAIADAEAAAREAEKAEAEAEAAQIFAKAAIKAFKLRACHT is encoded by the exons ATGGGTGCTCCTAAGCAGAAGTGGACTGCCGAAGAAGAGGCAGCCCTTAAAGCTGGAGTGCTTAAGCATGGCACTGGCAAATGGCGTACAATCCTTATGGATCCTGAATTTAGTGCCATCTTGCGTTTGCGTTCCAATGTTGATCTCAAG GATAAATGGAGAAATATAAATGTGACTGCAATATGGGGGTCAAGGAAAAAGGCGAAGATCGCACTTAAAAGGAGACCACTGACTCCTAAGCGCGAGGAGAATGCAAAGGCTCTCAGCACTGTTGTTCAGACCAATGAAGAAGTTGTTGATGCTAAGCCTCTCGCATTTGCTAGTGGGACACCAGGGAATGGTGGTCCAAAAGACCTGCTTGCAAG GTTGGATAATCTAATATTAGAGGCTATTACCACTTTGAAGGAGCCAACGGGTTCTGACAAGGCTTCAATTGCTTTGTACATACAG GAGAAGTACTGGGCACCCATGAACCTCAGAAAGCTATTGGGAGGAAAACTGAAGCATTTGACTGCCAATGGAAATTTGATTACG GTTCAGCACAAGTACAGGATTGCACCTAGTTCAACATTTTctgaaggaagaaaaaaccaTGTCCTCCCAGAAGGAAAACGGAAGGATGCATTAAAATTGGAGAAGAGTAAGAACAAAATCCTTACTAAAGCCCATGTTGATCGAGACCTATCAAAGATTCAGGGCATGACTGCCTTGGAGGCTGCTGCAGCTGCTGCAAAGGCAGTCGCAGAGGCAGAATCTGCAATTGCAGATGCTGAAGCAGCTGCAAGGGAGGCTGAGAAAGCAGAGGCAGAGGCAGAAGCAGCACAAATTTTTGCTAAAGCAGCGATTAAGGCATTTAAGCTCCGGGCATGTCATACCTG A
- the LOC118050514 gene encoding telomere repeat-binding factor 2 isoform X1 encodes MGAPKQKWTAEEEAALKAGVLKHGTGKWRTILMDPEFSAILRLRSNVDLKDKWRNINVTAIWGSRKKAKIALKRRPLTPKREENAKALSTVVQTNEEVVDAKPLAFASGTPGNGGPKDLLARLDNLILEAITTLKEPTGSDKASIALYIQEKYWAPMNLRKLLGGKLKHLTANGNLITVQHKYRIAPSSTFSEGRKNHVLPEGKRKDALKLEKSKNKILTKAHVDRDLSKIQGMTALEAAAAAAKAVAEAESAIADAEAAAREAEKAEAEAEAAQIFAKAAIKAFKLRACHTWWQFVFRMRIMPAMICSAIVQECFSVNSSGELKFLITFIHSFS; translated from the exons ATGGGTGCTCCTAAGCAGAAGTGGACTGCCGAAGAAGAGGCAGCCCTTAAAGCTGGAGTGCTTAAGCATGGCACTGGCAAATGGCGTACAATCCTTATGGATCCTGAATTTAGTGCCATCTTGCGTTTGCGTTCCAATGTTGATCTCAAG GATAAATGGAGAAATATAAATGTGACTGCAATATGGGGGTCAAGGAAAAAGGCGAAGATCGCACTTAAAAGGAGACCACTGACTCCTAAGCGCGAGGAGAATGCAAAGGCTCTCAGCACTGTTGTTCAGACCAATGAAGAAGTTGTTGATGCTAAGCCTCTCGCATTTGCTAGTGGGACACCAGGGAATGGTGGTCCAAAAGACCTGCTTGCAAG GTTGGATAATCTAATATTAGAGGCTATTACCACTTTGAAGGAGCCAACGGGTTCTGACAAGGCTTCAATTGCTTTGTACATACAG GAGAAGTACTGGGCACCCATGAACCTCAGAAAGCTATTGGGAGGAAAACTGAAGCATTTGACTGCCAATGGAAATTTGATTACG GTTCAGCACAAGTACAGGATTGCACCTAGTTCAACATTTTctgaaggaagaaaaaaccaTGTCCTCCCAGAAGGAAAACGGAAGGATGCATTAAAATTGGAGAAGAGTAAGAACAAAATCCTTACTAAAGCCCATGTTGATCGAGACCTATCAAAGATTCAGGGCATGACTGCCTTGGAGGCTGCTGCAGCTGCTGCAAAGGCAGTCGCAGAGGCAGAATCTGCAATTGCAGATGCTGAAGCAGCTGCAAGGGAGGCTGAGAAAGCAGAGGCAGAGGCAGAAGCAGCACAAATTTTTGCTAAAGCAGCGATTAAGGCATTTAAGCTCCGGGCATGTCATACCTG GTGGCAATTTGTTTTCAGAATGAGGATCATGCCTGCAATGATCTGTTCTGCAATCGTACAGGAATGTTTCTCTGTGAATTCTTCAGGGGAATTGAAATTCTTAATTACTTTTAttcattctttttcttga
- the LOC118050512 gene encoding NADH dehydrogenase [ubiquinone] iron-sulfur protein 4, mitochondrial: protein MSSSLPKIWKNGCALRASSIGPLWRRPFSASSDALVEYKAGEIGMVSGIPQDHLRRRVVIYSPARTATQQGSGKVGRWKINFMSTLKWENPLMGWTSTGDPYAHVGDSALGFDSEEAAKAFAERHGWEYVVKKRHTPLLKVKAYADNFKFKGHPKTDDK from the exons ATGTCGAGTTCTCTGCCAAAAATCTGGAAAAATGGCTGCGCCCTTCGAGCAAGCAGCATAGGCCCATTATGGAGGAGGCCGTTCTCCGCTTCTTCCGATGCATTGGTAGAGTACAAAGCTGGGGAGATCGGCATGGTCTCTGGCATCCCCCAAGACCACCTTCGCAGGAGA GTTGTCATTTACTCACCTGCTAGAACTGCAACCCAACAAGGATCTGGAAAAGTTGGAAGGtggaaaatcaattttatgtCAACACTAAA GTGGGAGAATCCATTGATGGGGTGGACATCTACAGGGGATCCATATGCCCATGTGGGTGATTCTGCACTCGGTTTTGACAGTGAAGAAGCTGCAAAGGCATTTGCTGAGCGTCATGGTTGGGAGTATGTG GTTAAAAAGCGCCACACACCGCTATTGAAG GTTAAGGCATATGCAGACAACTTCAAATTCAAGGGGCATCCCAAGACTGatgacaaataa
- the LOC118050513 gene encoding pentatricopeptide repeat-containing protein At5g67570, chloroplastic isoform X2: MEAAIASSSSSLPQFEPNIEAIKRRLLKRGVYPTPKIVHNLRKKEIQKHNRKLNKDVELQRQALFVLEEESHFQALKHEYKEFNKAISEERRGESGGGLLVGKPWERIEKVKLKEIGSGSREFNGGKLKRENLRQLKEVFEGNLKWVFDDDIDVEDSDWLRSGSEEKWDPAKRWRGEGEAIRFIVDRLSCRDVSVKDWKLAKIMKQSGLRFSEGQLLKIVEELGNNGKWSQAMAVVEWVYNDKERRDCKSRFVYTKLLSVLGKERRPQEALSIFNLMREDRRIYPDMAAYHSIAVTLGQTGLLKELVKVIECMRHRPSKRINNMLNKNWDPVLEPDLVIYNAILNACVPSQQWKGVSWVFQQLRRCGLKPNGATYGLAMEVMLNSGKYESVHEYFRKMKKSGESLKALTYKVLVRAFWEEGRVNEAVEAVRDMEKRGVVGAASVYYELACCLCYNGRWQDAMLEVEKMKRLRYKKPLEVSLTGMIASSMDGGHIDNCISIFEHMKAHCVPNIGTINTMLKVYSRSDLFSEAKELFEDIKGVDHSGTTIIPDGYTYSSMLEVSARVLQWEYFEYVYKDMSFSGYQLDQIKYAPLLVEASRSGKSHLLEHAFDEILEAGEIPHPLLFTEMVFQATAQENYERAVTLVNTMAHASFQISERQWTDLFEKNGEKISQDSLEKLLDAVGHCRMASEVTVSNLSRSLRSLCRPGSSGGNRSAFMLTTSASMVDGNLELDEDTFVNKTSIIPDMSLVNSSSTNREGDDPEAASSTGNSVNGLEVATNLLVKRDVFADDVASGASTDCLDKKLSNILLEESAKDAEEVELEIGTTEANDLYRSELPSAQAILDVWKESRKKG, from the exons ATGGAAGCTGCAATAGCTTCTTCCTCATCTTCTCTACCCCAATTCGAACCAAACATTGAAGCCATAAAACGAAGGCTACTGAAAAGAGGGGTGTACCCAACTCCCAAAATAGTCCATAATCTCCGCAAGAAAGAAATCCAAAAGCACAACCGCAAACTCAACAAAGATGTTGAGCTCCAAAGACAAGCCCTTTTTGTTTTAGAAGAAGAATCCCATTTTCAAGCTTTAAAACATGAATACAAAGAGTTCAATAAGGCAATAAGTGAGGAAAGAAGGGGTGAGAGTGGAGGGGGTTTGTTAGTGGGGAAGCCATGGGAGAGAATAGAGAAAGTGAAGTTGAAAGAGATTGGTAGTGGAAGTAGGGAGTTTAATGGAGGTAAGTTAAAGAGAGAGAATTTGAGACAGTTGAAGGAGGTTTTTGAGGGTAATTTGAAGTGGGTTTttgatgatgatattgatgTGGAAGACAGTGATTGGTTGAGAAGTGGTAGTGAAGAGAAATGGGACCCTGCGAAGCGGTGGCGTGGAGAAGGGGAGGCAATTCGGTTTATTGTTGATAG GTTAAGTTGCAGGGACGTAAGTGTAAAGGATTGGAAGTTAGCCAAGATAATGAAGCAGTCAGGGTTGAGGTTTAGTGAAGGTCAGTTGCTGAAGATTGTGGAGGAACTTGGGAACAATGGTAAATGGTCACAGGCAATGGCTGTTGTGGAATGGGTGTATAATGACAAGGAACGTAGAGATTGTAAGAGCAG GTTTGTTTACACAAAACTCTTGTCAGTTCTTGGGAAGGAAAGGAGGCCCCAGGAAGCACTTAGCATTTTTAATCTGATGCGT GAAGACCGCAGAATATATCCTGATATGGCTGCATATCACAGTATTGCTGTTACACTCGGCCAAACTGGTCTTCTGAAAGAGTTGGTGAAAGTTATTGAATGCATGAGGCATAGACCTTCTAAACGAATCAATAATATGCTTAACAAGAACTGGGACCCAGTCCTTGAACCAGATCTGGTTATATATAATGCT ATACTGAATGCCTGTGTTCCATCCCAGCAATGGAAAGGTGTATCATGGGTTTTTCAGCAGTTGAGAAGATGTGGTCTTAAACCCAATGGAGCAACGTATGGATTAGCAATGGAG GTAATGCTGAATTCTGGAAAGTACGAATCTGTCCATGAGTACTtcaggaaaatgaagaaaagcgGGGAATCTCTAAAAGCCCTTACATACAAAG TTCTTGTGAGAGCGTTTTGGGAGGAAGGTAGAGTCAATGAAGCTGTGGAAGCAGTGAGGGACATGGAAAAAAGAGGAGTAGTTGGAGCAGCCAGCGTATATTATGAGCTAGCTTGCTGCCTTTGCTACAATGGAAGGTGGCAAGATGCTATGCTAGAG GTTGAGAAAATGAAAAGACTCCGTTATAAGAAGCCTTTGGAGGTATCTCTCACTGGAATGATAGCGTCTTCTATGGATGGTGGGCATATTGATAATTGCATATCTATCTTTGAACACATGAAAGCCCACTGTGTCCCTAACATTGGGACCATAAACACTATGCTGAAAGTTTATAGCCGAAGTGATTTGTTCTCTGAAGCAAAGGAGTTGTTTGAGGACATTAAGGGAGTTGATCATAGTGGCACTACCATTATACCAGATGGGTACACGTACAGTTCAATGCTTGAGGTATCTGCTCGTGTACTCCAATGGGAATACTTTGAGTATGTTTACAAGGACATGTCTTTCTCTGGGTATCAGCTGGATCAAATTAAATATGCGCCATTGCTTGTGGAAGCATCTAGATCTGGAAAG AGTCATCTTCTGGAGCATGCATTTGATGAAATTTTGGAAGCTGGAGAAATCCCTCATCCACTGCTCTTCACTGAAATGGTATTTCAAGCCACAGCTCAAGAGAATTATGAGAGGGCTGTCACTCTTGTTAACACCATGGCCCATGCCTCATTTCAAATTAGTGAAAGGCAGTGGACAGATCTTTTTgagaaaaatggagaaaaaatcaGTCAGGATAGTTTAGAGAAGCTGTTGGATGCAGTTGGTCATTGTCGAATGGCATCGGAGGTGACAGTCTCTAACTTGTCAAGATCATTGCGGTCTCTATGCAGGCCTGGCTCATCAGGAG GCAATAGGAGCGCATTTATGCTAACCACTTCTGCAAGTATGGTAGATGGAAATCTCGAGCTGGATGAGGATACTTTTGTTAATAAAACTAGCATCATTCCAGATATGTCCCTTGTTAATAGCAGTAGCACCAACAGAGAGGGTGATGATCCAGAAGCAGCCTCTAGCACTGGAAACTCTGTTAATGGCCTGGAAGTAGCCACAAACCTACTAGTGAAGAGGGATGTTTTTGCTGATGATGTGGCATCTGGTGCTTCTACTgattgtttagacaagaagctctcaaatattttattagaagaGTCTGCAAAAGATGCTGAAGAGGTAGAGCTTGAAATAGGAACAACGGAAGCTAATGATCTGTATAGATCCGAATTGCCCTCAGCTCAGGCCATACTAGATGTTTGGAAGGAAAGCAGGAAAAAAGGATAG
- the LOC118050513 gene encoding pentatricopeptide repeat-containing protein At5g67570, chloroplastic isoform X1, whose protein sequence is MEAAIASSSSSLPQFEPNIEAIKRRLLKRGVYPTPKIVHNLRKKEIQKHNRKLNKDVELQRQALFVLEEESHFQALKHEYKEFNKAISEERRGESGGGLLVGKPWERIEKVKLKEIGSGSREFNGGKLKRENLRQLKEVFEGNLKWVFDDDIDVEDSDWLRSGSEEKWDPAKRWRGEGEAIRFIVDRLSCRDVSVKDWKLAKIMKQSGLRFSEGQLLKIVEELGNNGKWSQAMAVVEWVYNDKERRDCKSRFVYTKLLSVLGKERRPQEALSIFNLMREDRRIYPDMAAYHSIAVTLGQTGLLKELVKVIECMRHRPSKRINNMLNKNWDPVLEPDLVIYNAILNACVPSQQWKGVSWVFQQLRRCGLKPNGATYGLAMEVMLNSGKYESVHEYFRKMKKSGESLKALTYKVLVRAFWEEGRVNEAVEAVRDMEKRGVVGAASVYYELACCLCYNGRWQDAMLEVEKMKRLRYKKPLEVSLTGMIASSMDGGHIDNCISIFEHMKAHCVPNIGTINTMLKVYSRSDLFSEAKELFEDIKGVDHSGTTIIPDGYTYSSMLEVSARVLQWEYFEYVYKDMSFSGYQLDQIKYAPLLVEASRSGKSHLLEHAFDEILEAGEIPHPLLFTEMVFQATAQENYERAVTLVNTMAHASFQISERQWTDLFEKNGEKISQDSLEKLLDAVGHCRMASEVTVSNLSRSLRSLCRPGSSGGLPRTNYCIEDTDDTHINTNSGEIAGNRSAFMLTTSASMVDGNLELDEDTFVNKTSIIPDMSLVNSSSTNREGDDPEAASSTGNSVNGLEVATNLLVKRDVFADDVASGASTDCLDKKLSNILLEESAKDAEEVELEIGTTEANDLYRSELPSAQAILDVWKESRKKG, encoded by the exons ATGGAAGCTGCAATAGCTTCTTCCTCATCTTCTCTACCCCAATTCGAACCAAACATTGAAGCCATAAAACGAAGGCTACTGAAAAGAGGGGTGTACCCAACTCCCAAAATAGTCCATAATCTCCGCAAGAAAGAAATCCAAAAGCACAACCGCAAACTCAACAAAGATGTTGAGCTCCAAAGACAAGCCCTTTTTGTTTTAGAAGAAGAATCCCATTTTCAAGCTTTAAAACATGAATACAAAGAGTTCAATAAGGCAATAAGTGAGGAAAGAAGGGGTGAGAGTGGAGGGGGTTTGTTAGTGGGGAAGCCATGGGAGAGAATAGAGAAAGTGAAGTTGAAAGAGATTGGTAGTGGAAGTAGGGAGTTTAATGGAGGTAAGTTAAAGAGAGAGAATTTGAGACAGTTGAAGGAGGTTTTTGAGGGTAATTTGAAGTGGGTTTttgatgatgatattgatgTGGAAGACAGTGATTGGTTGAGAAGTGGTAGTGAAGAGAAATGGGACCCTGCGAAGCGGTGGCGTGGAGAAGGGGAGGCAATTCGGTTTATTGTTGATAG GTTAAGTTGCAGGGACGTAAGTGTAAAGGATTGGAAGTTAGCCAAGATAATGAAGCAGTCAGGGTTGAGGTTTAGTGAAGGTCAGTTGCTGAAGATTGTGGAGGAACTTGGGAACAATGGTAAATGGTCACAGGCAATGGCTGTTGTGGAATGGGTGTATAATGACAAGGAACGTAGAGATTGTAAGAGCAG GTTTGTTTACACAAAACTCTTGTCAGTTCTTGGGAAGGAAAGGAGGCCCCAGGAAGCACTTAGCATTTTTAATCTGATGCGT GAAGACCGCAGAATATATCCTGATATGGCTGCATATCACAGTATTGCTGTTACACTCGGCCAAACTGGTCTTCTGAAAGAGTTGGTGAAAGTTATTGAATGCATGAGGCATAGACCTTCTAAACGAATCAATAATATGCTTAACAAGAACTGGGACCCAGTCCTTGAACCAGATCTGGTTATATATAATGCT ATACTGAATGCCTGTGTTCCATCCCAGCAATGGAAAGGTGTATCATGGGTTTTTCAGCAGTTGAGAAGATGTGGTCTTAAACCCAATGGAGCAACGTATGGATTAGCAATGGAG GTAATGCTGAATTCTGGAAAGTACGAATCTGTCCATGAGTACTtcaggaaaatgaagaaaagcgGGGAATCTCTAAAAGCCCTTACATACAAAG TTCTTGTGAGAGCGTTTTGGGAGGAAGGTAGAGTCAATGAAGCTGTGGAAGCAGTGAGGGACATGGAAAAAAGAGGAGTAGTTGGAGCAGCCAGCGTATATTATGAGCTAGCTTGCTGCCTTTGCTACAATGGAAGGTGGCAAGATGCTATGCTAGAG GTTGAGAAAATGAAAAGACTCCGTTATAAGAAGCCTTTGGAGGTATCTCTCACTGGAATGATAGCGTCTTCTATGGATGGTGGGCATATTGATAATTGCATATCTATCTTTGAACACATGAAAGCCCACTGTGTCCCTAACATTGGGACCATAAACACTATGCTGAAAGTTTATAGCCGAAGTGATTTGTTCTCTGAAGCAAAGGAGTTGTTTGAGGACATTAAGGGAGTTGATCATAGTGGCACTACCATTATACCAGATGGGTACACGTACAGTTCAATGCTTGAGGTATCTGCTCGTGTACTCCAATGGGAATACTTTGAGTATGTTTACAAGGACATGTCTTTCTCTGGGTATCAGCTGGATCAAATTAAATATGCGCCATTGCTTGTGGAAGCATCTAGATCTGGAAAG AGTCATCTTCTGGAGCATGCATTTGATGAAATTTTGGAAGCTGGAGAAATCCCTCATCCACTGCTCTTCACTGAAATGGTATTTCAAGCCACAGCTCAAGAGAATTATGAGAGGGCTGTCACTCTTGTTAACACCATGGCCCATGCCTCATTTCAAATTAGTGAAAGGCAGTGGACAGATCTTTTTgagaaaaatggagaaaaaatcaGTCAGGATAGTTTAGAGAAGCTGTTGGATGCAGTTGGTCATTGTCGAATGGCATCGGAGGTGACAGTCTCTAACTTGTCAAGATCATTGCGGTCTCTATGCAGGCCTGGCTCATCAGGAGGTTTACCCCGCACCAATTATTGCATTGAAGACACTGATGATACTCATATTAATACTAACAGTGGGGAAATTGCAGGCAATAGGAGCGCATTTATGCTAACCACTTCTGCAAGTATGGTAGATGGAAATCTCGAGCTGGATGAGGATACTTTTGTTAATAAAACTAGCATCATTCCAGATATGTCCCTTGTTAATAGCAGTAGCACCAACAGAGAGGGTGATGATCCAGAAGCAGCCTCTAGCACTGGAAACTCTGTTAATGGCCTGGAAGTAGCCACAAACCTACTAGTGAAGAGGGATGTTTTTGCTGATGATGTGGCATCTGGTGCTTCTACTgattgtttagacaagaagctctcaaatattttattagaagaGTCTGCAAAAGATGCTGAAGAGGTAGAGCTTGAAATAGGAACAACGGAAGCTAATGATCTGTATAGATCCGAATTGCCCTCAGCTCAGGCCATACTAGATGTTTGGAAGGAAAGCAGGAAAAAAGGATAG